The proteins below come from a single Planctomycetaceae bacterium genomic window:
- a CDS encoding permease, with amino-acid sequence MIHAVWNILLELSPWLLLGAVVAGVLHVIVPAGWLRKHLSGRGGVLKAVLFGIPLPLCSCGVIPVGLGLKKDGASNGAVVGFLISTPQTGVDSILVSASMLGWPFAVFKVAAALVTGLIGGLFADTVTTEVTAAPESSRDPSGTTSSAWRRFLDHAWMLIHSIWFWLTIGVLVSAMISWLVPENSLAGRPGMTGISAMLLTLLISVPLYVCATSSVPIAAALVVSGLPAGAALVFLMAGPATNVATLGAVYRTLGPKSLAVYLATIVVGSIAAGLAFESVVDTGAVISAMHDHSTGWLRIACAVLLLGLLLVAAAQDIRRWLRRNEMTRNASSQSVQTLHVDGMTCNGCAARLERVLQSADGVRRASVSFDARQAVVEGDASRQALCESIERAGFEVRDASEEAAAKN; translated from the coding sequence ATGATTCACGCCGTCTGGAATATTCTGCTGGAACTGTCGCCATGGCTGCTGCTGGGAGCCGTCGTTGCGGGAGTGCTGCACGTGATCGTGCCGGCCGGCTGGCTGAGGAAGCACCTGTCGGGCCGCGGCGGTGTTCTGAAGGCCGTGCTGTTCGGAATTCCGCTGCCGCTGTGTTCTTGCGGCGTGATTCCCGTGGGGTTGGGGCTGAAAAAGGACGGAGCCAGCAATGGTGCCGTTGTCGGATTCCTGATCAGCACACCTCAAACCGGTGTGGATTCCATTCTTGTCAGTGCGTCGATGCTGGGCTGGCCGTTCGCTGTCTTCAAAGTCGCCGCGGCGCTGGTCACGGGTCTGATCGGTGGCCTGTTCGCGGATACCGTCACGACGGAAGTCACGGCGGCTCCGGAGTCATCCCGCGATCCGTCGGGCACCACGTCGAGCGCCTGGCGCCGGTTTCTTGACCACGCGTGGATGCTGATCCATTCCATCTGGTTCTGGCTGACGATTGGAGTGCTGGTTTCCGCGATGATTTCCTGGCTGGTGCCGGAGAACTCGCTGGCGGGCCGGCCCGGGATGACGGGAATTTCGGCCATGCTGCTGACGCTGCTGATTTCCGTCCCGCTTTATGTGTGTGCGACTTCATCCGTGCCGATCGCCGCGGCGCTGGTGGTCAGCGGGCTGCCTGCCGGTGCCGCACTTGTGTTTCTGATGGCAGGGCCGGCAACCAACGTGGCAACGCTGGGAGCCGTCTACCGGACTCTTGGGCCGAAGAGCCTTGCCGTGTATCTGGCGACGATTGTTGTCGGAAGTATCGCCGCAGGTCTGGCCTTCGAATCTGTCGTGGACACGGGTGCCGTGATCAGTGCCATGCACGACCATTCCACCGGCTGGCTGCGAATCGCCTGTGCCGTGCTGCTGCTGGGACTTCTCCTTGTGGCCGCAGCGCAGGACATTCGCCGCTGGCTGCGGCGAAATGAAATGACGCGAAACGCGTCGTCGCAGTCCGTGCAGACGCTGCACGTGGACGGCATGACCTGCAACGGCTGTGCAGCTCGACTTGAACGCGTGCTGCAGTCCGCTGATGGAGTTCGCAGGGCTTCGGTTTCCTTCGATGCTCGCCAGGCAGTCGTGGAAGGTGACGCTTCGCGTCAGGCCCTATGCGAATCGATCGAACGCGCCGGATTCGAAGTCAGGGATGCCTCGGAAGAAGCCGCCGCGAAGAATTGA
- the pdxA gene encoding 4-hydroxythreonine-4-phosphate dehydrogenase PdxA, which translates to MSRPLIAVTLGDVSGIGPEIVVRAIISKRVAAASVPVVIGHPAILRRAADLCGLTDRLNVREITTGPASADDLRCLAKATAPAPTDERVTVGCWNPAGDAALTAAARVANAAAGDAAFHYLIAAIELARQGTVSAIATAPLNKEALHLAGHHFPGHTEILAQQCGVDQFGMMLYLPESAIQPLRSLVRAPSLTAGTATRPAAADGLSIVHVTLHTSIASVPALLTTAAVCEKVRLMDGFLRRIRCERRAIGVCSLNPHGGENGLFGDEEPRVIAPAVQLCADSHIPVSGPYPVDTLVRRAVAGEFDGLVAMYHDQGHIPVKLIGFDSAVNITLGLPLIRTSPTHGTAFDRAWNPATPADASGMIEAILTAAKLCE; encoded by the coding sequence ATGTCGCGTCCGCTGATCGCCGTCACGCTGGGCGACGTGTCCGGAATTGGCCCGGAGATTGTCGTCCGGGCGATCATTTCAAAACGCGTCGCGGCGGCATCAGTGCCGGTGGTGATTGGCCACCCCGCGATCCTGCGAAGGGCTGCCGATCTGTGCGGTTTGACCGATCGCCTTAACGTGCGGGAAATCACGACAGGCCCGGCGAGTGCAGACGACCTGCGCTGTCTTGCGAAGGCCACCGCTCCTGCGCCGACGGACGAACGTGTCACCGTCGGTTGCTGGAACCCGGCGGGAGACGCCGCTCTGACGGCTGCGGCGCGTGTCGCGAACGCCGCAGCCGGTGACGCCGCGTTTCACTATCTGATTGCAGCAATTGAGCTGGCACGGCAGGGCACGGTCAGCGCTATCGCCACGGCACCGCTGAACAAGGAAGCGCTGCATCTGGCGGGCCATCACTTCCCAGGACACACGGAAATCCTGGCACAGCAGTGCGGTGTCGATCAGTTTGGAATGATGTTGTACCTGCCGGAGTCTGCGATTCAGCCGCTGCGGTCGCTGGTCCGTGCGCCTTCGTTAACTGCGGGGACAGCGACACGTCCCGCGGCCGCAGACGGGTTGAGTATCGTTCACGTCACGCTGCACACATCCATCGCCAGTGTCCCGGCACTGCTGACGACGGCGGCCGTCTGCGAGAAAGTCCGGCTGATGGACGGATTCCTGCGCCGAATCCGCTGCGAACGGAGAGCGATCGGAGTCTGCTCCCTGAATCCTCACGGCGGAGAAAATGGACTATTCGGCGACGAAGAGCCTCGCGTCATCGCTCCCGCCGTTCAACTTTGTGCCGATTCGCACATTCCTGTGTCAGGCCCGTACCCGGTTGACACGCTTGTTCGTCGAGCAGTCGCCGGGGAATTTGACGGACTGGTCGCGATGTACCACGACCAGGGTCACATTCCGGTCAAACTGATTGGTTTTGACTCGGCGGTGAACATCACACTCGGCCTGCCTTTGATTCGCACCAGTCCGACTCACGGAACAGCATTCGACCGCGCCTGGAATCCCGCGACGCCGGCGGACGCGTCGGGGATGATCGAGGCCATTCTGACCGCTGCAAAGCTGTGCGAATGA